From the genome of Azospira restricta, one region includes:
- a CDS encoding PrkA family serine protein kinase — translation MSIFARYQSRYEAAQEEEMSVQEYLELCRKDPTAYASVAERMLMAIGEPQLVDTRMDHRLSRIFANKMMKLYPAFREFYGMEEVIENIVSYFRHAAQGLEEKKQVLYLLGPVGGGKSSLAERLKALIEKVPFYAIKDSPVHESPLGLFNPEEDGSILEEDYGIPRRYLSTIMSPWAVKRLHEFGGDISKFRVVKIRPSVLQQIAVTKTEPGDENNQDISSLVGKVDIRKLETYSQNDPDCYSYSGGLCLANRGVLEFVEMFKAPIKVLHPLLTATQEQNYKGTEGFGAIPFDGLILAHSNEAEWQTFKNNRNNEAFLDRIYIVKVPYSLRVTDEMHIYEKLLFNSSLSQAPCAPDTLRMMAQFSVLSRLKEPENSSLFSKMRVYDGENLKDTDPKAKSYQEYRDFAGVDEGMTGLSTRFAFKILSKVFNFDHREVAANPVHLMYVLEQQIEQEQFPPEVEDKYRRFIKEYLSPRYAEFIGKEIQTAYLESYSEYGQNIFDRYVTYADFWIQDQEFRDPNTGEILDRGALNDELEKIEKPAGISNPKDFRNEVVNFVLRARAKHDGKNPAWTSYEKLRAVIEKKMFSNTEELLPVISFNAKASADEQKKHQDFVNRMISKGYTEKQVRLLCEWYLRVRKSS, via the coding sequence ATGTCGATTTTCGCCCGCTACCAGAGCCGCTACGAGGCGGCGCAGGAAGAGGAGATGTCGGTCCAGGAATACCTGGAACTGTGCCGGAAGGATCCCACCGCCTACGCCAGCGTCGCCGAACGCATGCTGATGGCGATCGGCGAGCCGCAACTGGTCGACACCCGCATGGATCACCGGCTGTCGCGCATCTTCGCCAACAAGATGATGAAGCTCTACCCCGCCTTCCGCGAGTTCTACGGCATGGAGGAGGTGATCGAGAACATCGTCTCCTACTTCCGCCACGCGGCGCAGGGGCTGGAGGAGAAGAAGCAGGTGCTGTACCTGCTCGGCCCGGTCGGCGGGGGCAAAAGCTCGCTCGCCGAGCGCCTGAAGGCGCTGATCGAGAAGGTGCCGTTCTACGCGATCAAGGACTCGCCGGTGCACGAGTCGCCGCTCGGCCTGTTCAACCCCGAGGAGGACGGCTCGATCCTCGAGGAGGACTACGGGATCCCGCGCCGCTACCTGTCGACGATCATGAGCCCGTGGGCGGTGAAGCGCCTGCACGAGTTCGGCGGCGACATCTCGAAGTTCCGCGTCGTCAAGATCCGGCCGTCGGTGCTGCAGCAGATCGCGGTGACCAAGACCGAACCCGGCGACGAGAACAACCAGGACATCTCCTCGCTGGTCGGCAAGGTCGACATCCGCAAGCTGGAAACCTACTCGCAGAACGACCCCGACTGCTACAGCTACTCCGGCGGCCTATGCCTGGCCAACCGCGGCGTGCTCGAATTCGTCGAAATGTTCAAGGCGCCGATCAAGGTCCTGCACCCGCTGCTGACCGCGACGCAGGAGCAGAACTACAAGGGCACCGAAGGCTTCGGCGCGATCCCCTTCGACGGCCTGATCCTCGCGCACTCGAACGAGGCCGAGTGGCAGACCTTCAAGAACAACCGCAACAACGAGGCCTTCCTCGACCGCATCTACATCGTCAAGGTGCCGTACAGCCTGCGCGTCACCGACGAGATGCACATCTACGAGAAGCTCTTGTTCAACTCCTCGCTGTCGCAGGCGCCGTGCGCACCGGACACGCTGCGGATGATGGCGCAGTTCTCGGTGCTGTCACGGCTGAAGGAGCCGGAGAACTCGTCGCTGTTCTCGAAGATGCGCGTCTACGACGGCGAGAACCTGAAGGACACCGACCCGAAGGCCAAGAGCTACCAGGAGTACCGCGACTTCGCCGGCGTCGACGAGGGGATGACCGGGCTGTCGACGCGCTTCGCCTTCAAGATCCTGTCCAAGGTGTTCAACTTCGACCACCGCGAGGTCGCCGCCAACCCGGTGCACCTGATGTACGTACTCGAGCAGCAGATCGAGCAGGAGCAGTTCCCGCCCGAGGTCGAGGACAAGTACCGGCGCTTCATCAAGGAATACCTGTCGCCGCGCTACGCCGAGTTCATCGGCAAGGAGATCCAGACCGCCTACCTCGAGTCGTACAGCGAGTACGGCCAGAACATCTTCGACCGCTACGTGACCTACGCCGACTTCTGGATCCAGGACCAGGAGTTCCGCGACCCGAACACCGGTGAGATCCTCGACCGCGGCGCACTGAACGACGAGCTGGAGAAGATCGAGAAGCCGGCCGGCATCAGCAACCCGAAGGACTTCCGCAACGAGGTGGTGAACTTCGTGCTGCGCGCGCGCGCCAAGCACGACGGCAAGAATCCGGCCTGGACCAGCTACGAGAAGCTGCGTGCGGTGATCGAGAAGAAGATGTTCTCGAACACCGAGGAG
- the rocD gene encoding ornithine--oxo-acid transaminase gives MSATSQVLALNPMLRFIGVASALGAPLPDPKDGPAALREMGIVAAARRAGLDGGWGTSIEAPPGPRLPALAALLEQVAHEVAASLASGRVPVILGGDHSIAAGTWRGVGRALGEAPGLIWIDAHLDAHTPDSSPTHNAHGMPLAALLGAGAPEMCAVDGPPLDPQRVAVIGVRSYEPEEMRLLAAFGVPVYGIAEIRRRGLPTVFAEALQIVAGDSRPFGISVDLDALDPRAAPGVSTPVADGLAVAELATALAGLIRDGRCRAFEIAEYCPARDAGGLAARAAIDLLEAACRPDAAGLRQWEETRGAANYAPLPVVLASGEGCWLRDVNGARYLDLMSAYSAVSFGHAQPRLVATLSAQAARLAVTSRAYSNDRLPLFLKRLTDITGYARALPVNTGLEAVETAIKAARKWGHKVKGIADGRAEIIACHGNFHGRSTTIVGFSSEAQYRDGFGPFAPGFRLIPYGDAAALDAAITPHTAAFLVEPIQGEGGIIIPPDGYLAACADICRRHDVLLIADEVQTGLGRTGYLLASEHDGVRADGVILGKALGGGLLPVSAFLADERVMQVFTPGDHGSTFGGNALSAAVAAEALELLGDLRLVEHSAELGRRLLARLAAIAAGTPLIRAVRGRGLFAGIEVDAALTDARALAEALLKRGVLTKDTHGTVLRIAPPLTISAEELDWGLDRIAEVFADAGKSLPRLPCAA, from the coding sequence ATGTCTGCCACAAGCCAGGTGCTCGCGCTCAATCCAATGCTGCGCTTCATCGGCGTCGCCAGTGCGCTTGGCGCGCCGCTTCCCGATCCCAAGGATGGCCCCGCCGCGCTGCGCGAGATGGGTATCGTCGCCGCCGCGCGGCGCGCCGGCCTCGACGGCGGCTGGGGGACCAGCATCGAGGCGCCGCCCGGGCCGCGCCTGCCGGCACTGGCGGCGCTGCTCGAGCAGGTCGCGCACGAGGTCGCGGCGAGCCTCGCCAGCGGCCGCGTGCCGGTCATCCTCGGCGGCGACCACAGCATCGCCGCCGGCACGTGGCGCGGGGTCGGTCGCGCGCTCGGCGAGGCGCCCGGCCTGATCTGGATCGACGCCCACCTCGACGCCCACACCCCGGACAGCAGCCCGACGCACAACGCGCACGGCATGCCGCTGGCCGCGCTGCTCGGCGCCGGCGCGCCGGAGATGTGTGCGGTCGACGGCCCGCCGCTCGATCCGCAACGCGTCGCGGTGATCGGCGTGCGCAGCTACGAACCTGAAGAGATGCGCCTACTCGCCGCCTTCGGCGTGCCGGTGTACGGCATCGCCGAGATCCGCCGCCGCGGCCTGCCGACGGTGTTCGCCGAGGCATTGCAGATCGTCGCCGGCGACAGCCGCCCGTTCGGGATCAGCGTCGACCTCGACGCGCTCGATCCGCGCGCGGCCCCCGGCGTCAGCACCCCGGTGGCCGACGGCCTCGCCGTCGCCGAGTTGGCAACGGCGCTCGCCGGCCTGATCCGCGACGGCCGCTGCCGCGCCTTCGAGATCGCCGAATACTGCCCGGCGCGAGACGCGGGCGGCCTCGCCGCACGTGCCGCGATCGACCTGCTCGAAGCCGCCTGCCGCCCGGATGCCGCCGGGCTGCGACAGTGGGAAGAAACGCGCGGCGCGGCCAACTACGCGCCGCTGCCGGTGGTGCTCGCATCGGGCGAAGGCTGCTGGCTGCGCGACGTGAACGGGGCGCGCTACCTCGACCTGATGTCGGCCTACTCGGCGGTCAGCTTCGGCCACGCCCAGCCGCGCCTGGTGGCGACGCTGTCGGCGCAGGCGGCACGGCTGGCAGTGACCTCGCGCGCCTACTCGAACGACCGCCTGCCGCTGTTCCTCAAGCGCCTCACCGACATCACCGGCTACGCCCGCGCACTGCCGGTGAACACCGGGCTGGAGGCGGTCGAGACGGCGATCAAGGCAGCCCGCAAATGGGGTCACAAGGTCAAGGGCATCGCCGACGGCCGGGCCGAGATCATCGCCTGCCACGGCAACTTCCACGGCCGCTCGACGACCATCGTCGGCTTCTCGTCGGAGGCCCAGTACCGCGACGGCTTCGGTCCCTTCGCCCCCGGCTTCCGGCTGATCCCCTACGGCGACGCGGCGGCGCTCGACGCCGCGATCACCCCGCACACCGCCGCCTTCCTGGTCGAACCGATCCAGGGCGAGGGCGGCATCATCATCCCGCCCGACGGCTACCTCGCCGCCTGCGCCGACATCTGCCGCCGCCACGACGTGCTGCTGATCGCCGACGAGGTGCAGACCGGGCTCGGCCGTACCGGCTACCTGCTCGCCAGCGAGCACGACGGCGTCCGCGCCGACGGCGTGATCCTCGGCAAGGCGCTCGGCGGCGGCCTGCTGCCGGTTTCCGCCTTCCTCGCCGACGAGCGCGTGATGCAGGTATTCACGCCCGGCGACCACGGCTCGACCTTCGGCGGCAACGCGCTCTCCGCTGCGGTCGCCGCCGAGGCGCTGGAGCTGCTCGGCGACCTGCGCCTGGTCGAGCATTCGGCCGAGCTCGGCCGGCGGCTGCTGGCGCGGCTCGCCGCGATCGCCGCCGGCACGCCGCTGATCCGCGCCGTGCGCGGCCGCGGCCTGTTCGCCGGCATCGAGGTGGACGCCGCGCTGACCGACGCGCGCGCGCTGGCCGAGGCGCTGCTCAAGCGCGGCGTGCTGACCAAGGACACGCACGGCACGGTGCTGCGCATCGCGCCGCCCTTGACGATCAGCGCCGAGGAACTGGACTGGGGCCTCGACCGCATCGCCGAGGTTTTCGCCGACGCCGGCAAGTCGCTGCCGCGATTGCCGTGCGCCGCCTGA
- a CDS encoding aldehyde dehydrogenase family protein — MPHRTESETLLERLGIEELNPATALGDGSWRAGVGGFASIDPAVGEPLTMVQRAMPDDLEMAVAAAVRVFRHWREVPAPRRGLFVRDLADALRDRKDDLGTLIALETGKIKAEADGEVQEMIDIADFAVGLSRRLEGSVLASERPQHRLFEQWHPLGPVAVITAFNFPAAVWAWNAMIAAVCGDTVIWKPSPKAPLTAIAVQRIADEVASRHGAGGVFSLLLSDETWPVAGLAADGRVPLVSFTGSSAVGKKIAPLVAARFGRCLLECSGNNAVIVDESADLELALPAIVFGAVGTAGQRCTTTRRLFIHQRRWDETVERLLHAWRQLRVGDPLDPHTLLGPLIDEEARRAFVAAVAEAKAAGGELLHGGKALPGHGFYVEPTLLRADNGWPVVQRETFAPLLYLMPFARIDDAIRLQNAVPQGLSSALFTNDLRHAERFVAAAGSDCGIANVNLGTSGAEVGGAFGGEKETGGGREAGSDAWKAYMRRQTSTINWGSTLPLAQGIEFRVPSTKTDADP; from the coding sequence ATGCCGCACCGCACCGAAAGCGAAACCCTGCTCGAACGCCTCGGCATCGAGGAACTGAACCCGGCGACCGCGCTCGGCGACGGTTCCTGGCGCGCCGGCGTCGGCGGCTTCGCGTCGATCGACCCGGCGGTCGGCGAGCCGCTGACGATGGTGCAGCGCGCCATGCCGGACGACCTGGAGATGGCGGTCGCCGCCGCCGTCCGCGTCTTCCGTCACTGGCGCGAGGTGCCGGCGCCGCGCCGCGGCCTGTTCGTGCGCGACCTCGCCGACGCGCTGCGCGACCGGAAGGACGACCTGGGCACGCTGATCGCGCTCGAGACCGGCAAGATCAAGGCCGAGGCCGACGGCGAGGTGCAGGAGATGATCGACATCGCCGACTTCGCGGTCGGCCTGTCGCGCCGCCTCGAAGGCAGCGTGCTCGCCTCGGAGCGGCCGCAGCACCGGCTGTTCGAGCAGTGGCACCCGCTCGGGCCGGTGGCGGTGATCACCGCCTTCAACTTCCCGGCCGCAGTCTGGGCGTGGAACGCGATGATCGCCGCCGTCTGCGGCGACACGGTGATCTGGAAACCGAGCCCGAAGGCGCCGCTGACGGCGATCGCGGTGCAGCGCATCGCCGACGAGGTCGCCTCCCGGCACGGCGCCGGCGGCGTCTTCTCGCTGCTGCTGTCCGACGAGACCTGGCCGGTCGCCGGACTGGCCGCCGACGGCCGCGTGCCGCTGGTCTCCTTCACCGGCTCGTCGGCGGTCGGCAAGAAGATCGCGCCGCTCGTCGCCGCCCGCTTCGGTCGCTGCCTGCTCGAGTGCTCGGGCAACAACGCGGTGATCGTCGACGAGTCGGCCGACCTCGAGCTGGCGCTGCCGGCGATCGTCTTCGGCGCGGTCGGCACCGCCGGCCAGCGGTGCACGACGACGCGCCGGCTGTTCATCCACCAGCGGCGCTGGGACGAGACCGTCGAGCGCCTGCTGCACGCCTGGCGGCAGCTGCGCGTCGGCGACCCGCTCGACCCGCACACGCTGCTCGGCCCGCTGATCGACGAGGAGGCGCGGCGCGCCTTCGTCGCCGCGGTGGCCGAGGCCAAGGCCGCCGGCGGCGAATTGCTGCACGGCGGCAAAGCGCTGCCCGGCCACGGCTTCTACGTCGAGCCGACACTGCTGCGGGCCGACAACGGGTGGCCGGTGGTGCAGCGCGAAACCTTCGCGCCGCTGCTGTACCTGATGCCGTTCGCCCGCATCGACGACGCGATCCGCCTGCAGAACGCGGTGCCGCAGGGGCTGTCGTCGGCGCTGTTCACCAACGACCTGCGCCACGCCGAGCGCTTCGTCGCCGCCGCCGGCAGCGACTGCGGCATCGCCAACGTGAACCTCGGCACCTCGGGCGCCGAGGTCGGCGGCGCCTTCGGCGGCGAGAAGGAGACCGGCGGCGGCCGCGAGGCCGGGTCGGATGCGTGGAAGGCGTACATGCGCCGGCAGACCTCGACCATCAACTGGGGAAGCACACTGCCGCTGGCGCAAGGCATCGAATTCAGAGTACCGTCAACCAAAACGGACGCCGATCCGTAA
- a CDS encoding YdgA family protein has product MNKNTAVALAAVPLTLALAYPATAWIVGQQVETAIAQNYRLLDDNPSVKIVSRDYQRGLFSATETLTVELLGNVTQAIARQRQEAIAANPGVQLPPVRPILLTVRSRIKHGPFPGLRSFAAASVDSELVLAGELQKQVEGVLGDQKPLQVRSEYRFDGSGTSTLASPAFSTHWQASEGAGHNTLAWGGLSMHVDFAPGMRRYSIRAEAPKLELKGSRGGQLTLAEMRLEGSQQRVFDDDPLLYSGAQRLTVARLAVAAGESGGEPVEARRVSYEAEIPVNGEFIDLIGRLGSESLRIDGKDYGPAHYDFSLRHLHARTAAALYRELLRLSSDAELQLAAQAEPARLFAPLAKPALELLKHGPELSVDRISFRSPHGDAALAARVRLKDLQAQDVSNPLLLLAKLDASADIALPEGLLGEVAGPAAAPEGEAATGVLVDPAAQRGALLRQRVAELMAQGFVVREGSLLRSTLAFSNGRLTVNGQTLDPLAIGAPGAAQPAPSTK; this is encoded by the coding sequence ATGAACAAGAACACTGCCGTCGCGCTCGCCGCCGTGCCGCTCACGCTGGCCCTGGCCTACCCGGCGACGGCCTGGATCGTCGGCCAGCAGGTCGAGACGGCGATCGCGCAGAACTACCGCCTGCTCGACGACAACCCGTCAGTGAAGATCGTCAGCCGCGACTACCAGCGCGGCCTGTTTTCGGCCACCGAGACGCTGACCGTCGAGCTGCTCGGCAACGTCACGCAGGCGATCGCCCGGCAGCGGCAGGAGGCGATCGCCGCCAATCCCGGCGTCCAGCTGCCACCGGTGCGGCCGATCCTGCTGACCGTCCGTTCGCGGATCAAGCACGGCCCCTTCCCCGGGTTGCGCAGCTTCGCCGCGGCGAGCGTCGACAGCGAGTTGGTGCTCGCCGGCGAACTGCAGAAGCAGGTCGAGGGCGTGCTCGGCGACCAGAAACCGCTGCAGGTGCGCAGCGAATACCGCTTCGACGGCAGCGGCACGTCGACGCTCGCCAGCCCGGCGTTCTCGACGCACTGGCAGGCGAGCGAGGGGGCCGGGCACAACACGCTGGCCTGGGGCGGGCTCAGCATGCACGTCGACTTTGCACCGGGCATGCGCCGCTACAGCATTCGTGCCGAGGCGCCGAAGCTGGAGCTGAAGGGGAGCCGCGGCGGCCAGCTGACGCTGGCCGAGATGCGTCTGGAGGGCTCGCAGCAGCGCGTCTTCGACGACGATCCGCTGCTCTACTCCGGCGCGCAGCGGCTGACCGTGGCCCGCCTGGCCGTCGCCGCCGGCGAGTCGGGCGGCGAACCGGTCGAGGCGCGGCGGGTCAGCTACGAGGCGGAGATTCCGGTCAACGGCGAATTCATCGACCTGATCGGCCGCCTCGGCAGCGAGTCGCTGCGCATCGACGGCAAGGACTACGGGCCGGCGCATTACGATTTCTCGCTGCGTCACCTGCACGCGCGCACCGCCGCCGCGCTCTACCGCGAACTGCTGCGGCTGTCGTCGGACGCCGAGTTGCAGCTGGCGGCGCAGGCCGAACCGGCGCGGCTGTTCGCCCCGCTCGCCAAGCCGGCACTCGAGCTGCTCAAGCACGGCCCGGAGCTGAGCGTCGACCGCATCAGCTTCCGCAGCCCGCACGGCGACGCCGCGCTGGCCGCCCGCGTCCGCCTCAAGGACCTGCAGGCACAGGATGTGTCGAACCCGTTGCTGCTGCTCGCCAAGCTCGACGCCAGCGCCGACATCGCGCTGCCGGAAGGGCTGCTCGGCGAGGTCGCCGGGCCGGCGGCGGCGCCGGAGGGCGAGGCGGCGACCGGTGTGCTGGTCGATCCCGCCGCGCAGCGCGGCGCACTGCTGCGGCAGCGCGTCGCCGAACTGATGGCGCAGGGTTTCGTCGTGCGCGAGGGCAGCCTGTTGCGCTCGACGCTGGCGTTCAGCAACGGCCGGCTGACGGTGAACGGGCAGACCCTCGACCCGCTGGCGATCGGCGCGCCCGGCGCCGCTCAGCCGGCGCCTTCGACGAAGTAG
- a CDS encoding HD-GYP domain-containing protein translates to MPKTPIDRLQPGVFISLAEVGWIRHPFMFNEFRIASEKQIQALQAMGLKEIAWDPARSTAQPLPAAAPAPAEEDFGSLALSGMLDEKKARIARVRQRREQFARREREYEKEAVAAGEILKSIAGRPNDMHPQARSLVGRLVGGLIGAENDIIQLVHSKSKDAGPAFHAMNVTVLSLLLGKAMGLGEEELKALGLGALLHDVGKSEVPPRILRAASRTQPEEDFYRAHVGYGIKAVAGVRDLPLAVRNVIACHHEHFDGSGFPNKLAGDKIPKLARLVAIANRYDNLCNPFDLKQAKTPAEAIGQLFRNEAARFQPEALQLFVKTLGVYPPGSFVQLSNGAVGLVIEADSRDLLRPTLMLHDADVPRAEAILLDLRDTDLKIAGAVSPAALPVAVVEYLAPRGRIDYFVEGAG, encoded by the coding sequence ATGCCGAAAACCCCGATCGACCGCCTGCAGCCTGGCGTCTTCATCTCGCTCGCCGAAGTCGGCTGGATCCGCCATCCGTTCATGTTCAACGAGTTCCGCATCGCCAGCGAGAAGCAGATCCAGGCGCTGCAGGCGATGGGGCTGAAGGAGATCGCCTGGGACCCGGCGCGCAGCACCGCGCAGCCGCTGCCGGCCGCCGCGCCGGCGCCGGCCGAGGAGGATTTCGGCAGCCTCGCGCTGTCCGGCATGCTCGACGAGAAGAAGGCGCGCATCGCGCGCGTCCGCCAGCGGCGCGAACAGTTCGCCCGGCGCGAGCGCGAGTACGAGAAGGAGGCGGTGGCCGCCGGCGAGATCCTGAAATCGATCGCCGGCCGCCCGAACGACATGCACCCGCAGGCGAGGAGCCTGGTCGGGCGCCTCGTCGGCGGCCTGATCGGCGCCGAGAACGACATCATCCAACTGGTGCACAGCAAGAGCAAGGACGCCGGGCCGGCCTTCCACGCGATGAACGTGACCGTGCTCTCGCTGCTGCTCGGCAAGGCGATGGGGCTCGGCGAGGAGGAGCTGAAGGCGCTCGGGCTGGGCGCGCTGCTGCACGACGTCGGCAAGTCCGAGGTGCCGCCGCGCATCCTGCGTGCGGCCAGCCGGACGCAGCCAGAGGAGGACTTCTACCGCGCCCACGTCGGCTACGGGATCAAGGCGGTGGCCGGCGTGCGCGACCTGCCGCTAGCGGTCAGGAACGTGATCGCGTGCCACCACGAGCACTTCGACGGCAGCGGCTTTCCCAACAAGCTGGCCGGCGACAAGATCCCGAAGCTGGCGCGGCTGGTGGCGATCGCCAACCGCTACGACAACCTGTGCAACCCGTTCGACCTGAAGCAGGCGAAGACGCCGGCGGAAGCGATCGGGCAGCTGTTCCGGAACGAGGCAGCGCGCTTCCAGCCGGAGGCGCTGCAGCTGTTCGTGAAGACGCTCGGCGTCTATCCGCCGGGCAGCTTCGTGCAGCTCTCGAACGGCGCCGTCGGCCTGGTCATCGAGGCCGATTCGCGCGACCTGCTGCGGCCGACGCTGATGCTGCACGACGCCGACGTGCCACGCGCCGAGGCGATCCTGCTCGACCTGCGCGACACCGACCTGAAGATCGCCGGCGCGGTCAGCCCGGCGGCGCTGCCGGTGGCGGTCGTCGAATACCTGGCGCCGCGCGGGCGCATCGACTACTTCGTCGAAGGCGCCGGCTGA